Proteins from a genomic interval of Aureimonas sp. AU20:
- the ntrC gene encoding nitrogen regulation protein NR(I) yields MATSQILVADDDAAIRTVISQALMRAGFEVRVTSNIATLWRWVSAGDGDLVITDVLMPDGSVFDTLPKMKNTRPDLPVIVMSAQNTFMTAIKASEKGAYDYIPKPFDLTELISIVRRALAEPKNPARLANADENGETIPLVGRSPAMQEIYRALARMMQTDLTVTITGESGTGKELVARALHDYGRRRKGPFVAINMAAIPRDLIESELFGHEKGAFTGAQTRTSGRFEQAEGGTLFLDEIGDMPMEAQTRLLRVLQQGEYTVVGGRTPIATDVRIVAATNKDLRQLIQRGLFREDLFYRLNVVPLRLPPLRERIEDLVDLTNHFFTVVQKEGLARKTLTPGALDVMRRYSWPGNVRELENLVRRLCALYPQDEITAELIDHELSNDHAKSLGGDGDGSKPIDLSASVEKYLADYFSSYGNDLPPPGLHGRILREVEYPLIAAALAATRGNQVKAADLLGVNRNTLRKKIRDLDISIVRSIR; encoded by the coding sequence ATGGCTACTTCCCAAATCCTTGTCGCAGACGACGATGCCGCGATCCGCACCGTGATCTCGCAGGCGCTCATGCGCGCCGGGTTCGAGGTTCGCGTGACCTCCAACATCGCAACGCTCTGGCGCTGGGTCAGTGCGGGCGATGGCGATCTTGTCATCACCGATGTGCTGATGCCGGACGGCAGCGTCTTCGACACACTACCGAAGATGAAGAACACGCGGCCGGACCTACCGGTGATCGTCATGAGCGCGCAGAACACGTTCATGACCGCGATCAAGGCGTCGGAGAAGGGCGCCTACGACTATATCCCGAAGCCCTTCGACCTGACGGAGCTGATTTCGATCGTCCGCCGTGCGCTGGCCGAGCCGAAGAACCCGGCCCGCCTCGCCAATGCGGACGAGAACGGCGAGACCATTCCGCTGGTTGGCCGCTCGCCGGCCATGCAAGAAATCTACCGCGCGCTGGCGCGTATGATGCAGACCGATCTGACCGTGACGATCACGGGTGAGTCGGGAACCGGCAAGGAACTCGTCGCGCGCGCGCTGCACGACTACGGGCGTCGGCGGAAGGGGCCTTTTGTCGCCATCAACATGGCGGCCATTCCGCGCGACCTGATCGAATCCGAGCTTTTTGGCCATGAGAAGGGCGCCTTCACCGGCGCGCAGACCCGCACCAGCGGCCGCTTCGAGCAGGCCGAGGGGGGGACGCTTTTCCTCGACGAGATCGGCGACATGCCGATGGAGGCGCAGACCCGGCTGCTGCGCGTCCTCCAGCAGGGCGAATACACCGTCGTCGGCGGTCGCACGCCGATCGCGACCGATGTGCGGATCGTGGCGGCCACGAACAAGGACCTGCGTCAGCTAATCCAGCGCGGTCTGTTCCGCGAGGATCTGTTCTACCGACTGAATGTCGTGCCGCTCCGCCTGCCGCCCTTGCGCGAGCGGATCGAGGACCTTGTCGATCTCACCAACCATTTCTTCACGGTGGTGCAGAAGGAAGGCTTGGCGCGAAAGACGCTGACGCCCGGCGCGCTCGACGTCATGCGCCGCTACTCCTGGCCCGGCAACGTTCGCGAGTTGGAAAACCTCGTTCGCCGCCTCTGCGCGCTTTATCCGCAGGACGAGATCACCGCCGAACTGATCGACCACGAACTCTCCAACGATCACGCCAAGTCACTGGGCGGTGATGGCGACGGTAGCAAGCCGATCGATCTTTCGGCTTCGGTCGAGAAGTATCTCGCCGACTACTTCTCCTCCTACGGCAACGATCTTCCGCCGCCGGGCCTACACGGACGCATCCTGCGTGAAGTGGAATATCCACTCATCGCCGCCGCGCTTGCGGCGACGCGCGGCAATCAGGTAAAAGCGGCTGATCTCTTGGGCGTGAATCGCAACACGCTTCGCAAGAAGATCCGAGATCTCGATATCTCGATCGTTCGGTCTATCCGTTAA
- a CDS encoding two-component system sensor histidine kinase NtrB, whose amino-acid sequence MTSSVEPSFSSGEMGILNALPHPVFVLGPENEFASVNSDAEQFFSASAASLARKTLGHFIPHDSPIFGLIEQVRLHDSRISEYRVDVSSPRLGGERLVDVYVSSLAEAPGHVVVMVQLRSIADKMDRQLTHRSAARTVTGLAAMLAHEIRNPLSGIKGAAQLLEASANDDDRVLTRLIQEESDRIVKLVDRMEVFSDQRPIERSAVNIHSVLEHVKTLAKSGFARGIRIQETYDPSLPPVFANRDQLIQVFLNLLKNASEALAGREDGEIRLSTAFRPGVRLSVPGTKSRVTLPLEFIVEDNGVGVPQDIREHIFDPFVTTKPSGTGLGLALVAKIVGDHGGVIECESQPGHTSFRILMPAWADPTSPDTTSHRNTGKRTR is encoded by the coding sequence ATGACTTCGAGCGTTGAGCCGTCCTTCTCAAGCGGCGAGATGGGGATTCTCAATGCCCTGCCGCATCCCGTGTTCGTGCTGGGACCGGAAAACGAGTTCGCCTCCGTCAATTCGGACGCCGAGCAGTTCTTTTCCGCGAGCGCGGCCAGCCTCGCGCGCAAGACGCTGGGGCACTTCATTCCTCATGACAGCCCGATCTTCGGCCTGATCGAGCAGGTTCGTCTGCACGATTCGCGCATCAGCGAGTATCGCGTCGACGTGTCCTCGCCCCGGCTCGGGGGCGAGCGGCTGGTGGATGTCTATGTCTCCAGCCTGGCGGAGGCGCCGGGCCATGTCGTGGTCATGGTCCAGCTTCGCTCGATCGCCGACAAAATGGACCGCCAGTTGACCCACCGCTCTGCGGCGCGCACCGTCACCGGGCTTGCGGCCATGCTCGCTCACGAAATCCGCAACCCCTTGTCGGGCATCAAGGGCGCGGCGCAGCTTCTGGAAGCCTCCGCCAACGACGACGACCGCGTGCTGACCCGGCTGATCCAGGAAGAGAGCGACCGGATCGTGAAGCTCGTGGACCGGATGGAGGTCTTCTCCGACCAGCGTCCGATCGAGCGCTCGGCCGTCAACATCCATTCCGTGCTGGAACATGTGAAGACGCTCGCCAAAAGCGGGTTCGCGCGTGGCATCCGCATTCAGGAAACCTACGACCCTTCGTTGCCGCCGGTCTTCGCCAACCGAGACCAGCTCATTCAGGTCTTCCTCAATCTCCTGAAGAACGCGAGCGAAGCGCTGGCCGGCCGGGAAGATGGCGAGATTCGCCTGTCCACCGCGTTCCGCCCAGGCGTCCGCCTCTCCGTACCGGGCACGAAGTCGCGCGTGACGCTACCGCTCGAGTTCATCGTCGAAGACAATGGGGTCGGCGTTCCCCAGGATATCCGCGAACACATTTTCGACCCGTTCGTGACCACCAAGCCCAGCGGAACCGGGCTGGGGCTAGCGTTGGTCGCCAAGATCGTCGGCGATCATGGCGGGGTCATCGAATGTGAATCCCAGCCCGGCCACACCAGCTTTCGGATCCTGATGCCCGCCTGGGCCGATCCGACGAGCCCTGACACCACCTCGCATCGGAACACGGGGAAACGGACGCGATAA